The Nicotiana tomentosiformis chromosome 2, ASM39032v3, whole genome shotgun sequence genome includes the window CTGAAGTTTAGTCTGTCGGAGAAAAGGTCGATGTGCGaccacacacaaaattgtgcggactgTAGATGAAATAATGAAAAGATGTCTTCAGGTAATAGAGTGCAGACCGCACTCGCTCTTCTTTCCCTTagtaaacaacaagtataaataGAGGAATAAGGGCATTTGGTACGTTTTTCACTCTCTGAGCATGAAAATATTCCTCTGCTAAGAATTTCTTGGTGATTTCATCTGTCCACACACATAACATTTGTGATCACTCACTCATTATACTCATTCATCTCGTATGCTTCAATTTCTTGtaaatctttttcttttaattttaaatttttagtcCTTTTTAGGCTATTTTTCATTAGAATTCATTTGTGTATCCATGTGGAGGTAAATCTGTAATGGGTTAACTAATACAAGCTCTATGGGAACCGGGTTAACATATTTTCATGCTTCTATGATGTTTTCATGTCAAATTGTGCAcaaaattgcaaaacctagatATAAATAAATTGACATGTACGTAACTCTTGAATTCTACGACCGCACTTGAATTTGTGCGATCCGCAGATGTGGAATTTAGGGCAACTTAGTGAATAACTCATTTTGTGGCCACGAGTTTAAATGTGCGGACTGCAGAATTCCCATCGCGACCGCAGAACAACCCATTTAATGTCATCAGAGAGTCCATACTTTTTTACTCCAATGTGCGGCCGCATttctaattgtgcggaccgcagaaattaTGTTGCGGTCACACGtcagccaattctctgtcatcagagagttggtatAGTTTGGGTTTCAGAGGTGCGGCCACAAGTGAAATTGTGCGGATGCACttcacttttgcggccgcacaacaaAACTGTGCGGTCCGCAAGTCCTCATCTGCGGCCTCGAGAaaaattatgcagaccgcatatcatTTCCCTGCAAGCATGTTCTAATTGTGTACCCTTACCATGTCTTCTGGTTTATAACTTACTTGCATATCTCCTCTGTATGTCTAAATATTGAATTGCAACTTACAATCGCCTTtgcttgatacagacaatggttcgatctagaaGACGTGGCGACACATCTAAAGGAAGAGGTGAACCTTCTCGGGGTCAAGGCAATAATGCCTTACCCCTTGGACAACAAAAGACAATTACAAAGAAAGCTATAACCGgaagagggagaggtgcagatctTTCGGAGATGAGCTCATATGTCCCATTTAGGGAAGCATTAGAAGGCAACTCACCCTCTGTTCAGGAGCAGTCGGCCGTACAGTCGAGGCCGCCAGAGGGATACCAGCTCAGGACCAACCAtcctcatctcatagcacttcCGAAGGATCggagagtgctagtcaggcttctgagccataGGCTACACCAGTCCCTGAGGCACATCGTGCACCCATTTAAGATATCCCCGATAatggtagagggggagatgctacagctgccggccttgaaaggtcgaagaaaaaagaggtttgggaggaccgatTTGTTAGCTTGGCTGCCTTCACCAGCTTTCGTACCTGGTGTCCAATGAGGTCGCTAACCCTTGAGCGGAAATTTCTCTTAAAAGATTTAGAGAAGTACAATCCATCCGTTTTGAGGTAGTTCAGGGAGCGCACGGGGTGAATGTGGTTCACTCACAGTGTAGTAGATTCCAAAGAGTACCTTGTCcgggaattctacgccaatgtgacGCATATCAAAAATGGGACAAAGGTGACCAAAGTGTGTAACCTCAaagtgaggtttgatcagcatacacTTAACACGTTCGTGGGCTTCGACGATGTTGAGCCAAAGGAGTATTTTGAGAAGTGTGCACTGGGAGACGCAGTCCGGCCTTGGTTAGCGGAGATTCTAGCAGCACCATGTCCACAACCACCATGGATTGTCGTTGGGGTTCCTATCCACCGGAACACTCTGAGTTTCGAGGCGGAAGGGTGGAAAACCTTTGTCTGCAGCTGAGGAGCTTAAAACACACACATAAATATGCTCGCTTGTCGAATAtcgtataatataatatcgtatccacaaggattggagttaaacagtattatcgtagtttgtagctagattgctatccaagatgatcaacaattgagaattatgtgatttaaaactaaaattaactaagaatctagagctaattgattGATGACAATCAAACAAAAGTAGCAAGGAAGATATCAgtaggagaaaataggggttgattggatagctgcaagataattgtctgagatttaactcgagttaattcacttttaatgttcaagtgagtctctctaattcactcaattattagttcaaatgtttagtagaaaTTCCTCTCTCTATTAAGTCTAAACCTCACAACATGAACCAATTTacgctcggtgaagatatgcaagaattcgtaatggattggtctttaggagaaacTCTCTCGACTATTCTCCTAAGTAGGTTTAATTAACAATTCAAATAGActcttccgattactaagaagaattaatgaatttaaccaacaaaatataatgcaaagatatcacaagttatacctctctcgattacatgaattaGTGAATAAAGATGCAACGATTAAATCATCCAATATgattaaatacataaaaatagagttaattatccacaaacatgtatcaatacaccaaatccatcaaaccctaaagagaactactctatggatatggagcaattcatcataaACAATGTTTAAGCTAaggaaaaacataaaacaatccaaatcCTTGTCTTGAgcgaggattgaatgatgaaatccttgagaATTtgattctccacctcctccttggcttacttaggtctaagatgtgtcaaaagtcccaaaaataatatttttccatgtatttataccaagtagggtcgggcccggACGAAAATACCTTTTTCTATGCGAATTTGGAAAATACTATGTAAATATTGCATAGGAGACCCGCATGGGGCGGCGCGCCAGGCGGGGCAGCAGTGGGAAACTTCAGAGAGTAAAAATCTGTCAGGCTACAGGATTTTGTACATGCGCGGCGCCCCACGCACCGCAGGTGTGTTGTTTTCTTAGAGTTCGACTTTTTGCTTCgcttttgacatccagacttagtcctcgacccccgaacgcaatctcggcttaatcctttgggcttttactcagacttcaaagctccaaatcactcgaattagctccataacatttacatatctcaaaattctcctacaatgcataaaatacacaattagtgtgaaacactagcgattaaagctcaaactctatTGAAGTGCaataattagagtgcaataagcgactaaaacacgcaattatagcctaccataaacaccccacacttaaaccattgctcttcctcgagcaatcaaaccacactttatatagacacaccTTACTTATCATCactcctaactcattacaccaagaatatttaaaatagactaaggaaaatagtgtaacatcctcgcctcaagatttgactcacaagcgcCACACATTattcacaacccgctcacttactctaacttaaaggtcaatgacattacctctccttcatgaatcaagtgtccTCACACAAAAATAGAGAGTATTTCCACACACAATAAGATTtaagaacaatcaggaactcaagataaaaaaataaaattcactcactctcagaacaatattcatatgccacaaaatatGCACCATAAGCTTGACCGTAGTGCACTACTcaactaattgagctcattcagtcaaggatcaagtaggactttaattagttgtaatgtaggctgcaggacgggtaggatacatttagacgtaatagtgactacacctacctaagtactttaatacatacactttaacagtcaaaaccccacacttatgtcaaaccatactccatcTTCACATCAATATGCATCAACgtcctacttctttaagcacaattacatcaagagtcgcCACTATCAAAGAAAATTTTTCACATCaatacaattttttttctttctttttcagttCAAGTGGCTCTCACCTTTTCAAAACATTtcaccttcttccttatttcattagttccactcaaaagccaaaccaaccaccccacacttcaactattacaaagttcataacaaattcaagcgctcacgagaggtaaaaagTTTAAAtatatggtcaattcaaacaaatgggtaaggcttgtaatgtggttgccaaataaataggattacatgctcaaagaggttaactaagatacataacaattaggtggatgAAAGCATATAACTGGCCCAACAAAGGAACgcttatatcacttccaagactgaataaaacaactatttcgctttgcaaacacacagggcaagttctagacatcaaatgcaatgcacagaatataacaaacctcacacacatatggcacataactcactccggattggattatcaagacactctagtcaaagcagttaggcaaagttaagatcatacaatttaaggtacttatgcaagagtcaaaaactgagcctaagcgtcacaactaaagcactcaatattctcaaggtataataaagtcaagaTACATTTCTTCAAATTCAAATCAAAGCAAAAAGGTTTCCTACTACtagacaaaaataaaaactaactacacctcgTTCAAACAAGAccattggaaaagaaccgcgacacaaagaaaattcaagggggaattaatacactacctaacaaaagaaaatctttttgtctttttctttcgacttaatCCCTCAAAAAACCTGTCGAAtcatatccatcatcgggaaaaatagaaaatttaaaaattttatgtttttttcaattctttttcttcttattctctaagtactaaaattaacaaaaactaaaatacatatacatacaacatacaaatatccccctaccccacactttaagttgtggcatgtccccatgacacacaatttaAAAGCATAAAGTAGAAAAAACTTCCCTGAATCTCTAGTCGGGGTCTAAATCAAAGTCGGACTCCATTCCACGTGCCctaactagtgcacacatccatgcagacagcttcttTCCACCCTTGTTGGGGTAGACCTTACACTTATCATTCTCTCTCACCGCATctttcactttccactcaacacttgcaactGGCTTCTCCTTTTTTACCCCAGTTGTTATATTCATCTCAAACGTTATCATCTCCTCACCCACTATTTGCATGAGTTTCCTATCATGTATATCCAAAATttctctacccgttgctaagaatggtcttcctaaaatGAGAGGGACCTCCTTATTCTCCTCCATATTTACCACTACAAAATCTACCAGAAAcacaaacttatctacccaaaCTAAAACATCTTCAACTATCCCCTCAGGTATCAAAGTTGTTTGGTCGGCCAGATGCAAAAAAATTGGTGCGGACCTTATCTCTCTAATCTCATGATCCAGCTTCCTATAAATggacaaaggcattaaattaattgaggcaccggAATTACACAAAGATTTATTTTCCCtcgatctccacacttttgtgggagtttattttgcaagattgcactgcaatgctctgtgagcttaaCCACCTTGGTCTATTCTATCTCTCTCTTTCTCGTAAGGATATCTTTCAATAACTTTGCATAAGCTGTCATTAGTGAGAGAACTTCAGTGAATGGCAGGTTTACATTAACATGTCTCAACAAATCTAAAAatttctcaaactgcttgtccaacttttctctataGAGCTTTTGGAGAAAAGGTAGAGCGGGCATGTGATTGCTCACATCATCAAATTCCTCCCCTCTTAAAGTTTCTTCcttattctttttcttctcagTCTTTTTCTCATCTTCAATTTTGAGCTccttcccactttctttttcatgcACAACTTCTTTGTGAATTGGAGTGGGTTCTTTCAACACTTGtccgcttctcaaggtcacaacatttaccttttctttgggattcttttcagtATCAACTAGTAGAGTACTTGGGATTCTCTCAAATAATatagttgcaatttgtcccacttgtctctcgaAGTTACGAAAACCTGTCCCAATTTCTTTGATAGttgcaccatgagcatctaatctctcataTGTCTTGACAATAAATGACTTCATAAGATCTTCTAACCCAGACTGAATTGGCGGTTGAGGTTGAAATTGCGGCCTCGGACAACTCAtttagaattgtgactatctcatctggagtctttttcatcaacggacctccaactgcattactcaatgttctTCGTGGggtcggtgtcaatccatcccaaaagtcctggagttgcatccaaatTTCTATTCCATTATGCTAATACTTACGCATTATCTCCTTAagcctctcccaagcttcaaacatagTTTCAGTCTCATTCTGACAGAAGTtctggatttctcttctaaacttgcccgtttatctgaggagaaatatttagcaagaaattttctggtcatcttctctcatgttctaatcgatccctgGGCAAGCTTCTAAGCTAGtgttttgcatcatctttgagagtGAAAGGGAATGCCCTTAGATAAACTGCaacttgtgacacaccattatattgaaaggtgttcatgatCTTCTCGAAGTCCAcgagatgattgtttggatcttcgctTATCTTTCCTCTGAAAACAGATATGTTTTGGAggtttggagcaacccttgctttaTTTCAATATTATTGGTTGCAACTGGAGGTGGTTTCACACTGGATAaaccttggttgtagaccggtatagtgtaatcaccaagtggtctcccagcaccGGGGGCTATATTTTCGAATTAGTCTATAGCCAAAGGTTGATTCTGAGCCATTCTTCGAGCTCTCTCCACCTCATAAGAAATTTGTGCATCTTTGAGTGCTGTTTCTTCAGCATCCCTTGCAGCTTTCTCTCTAAGTTGGGGAGCCTTTCTCGCAGCCAAATCTATATTATCGTCATCTCCAATCATATTTCcgttggttgaggattgcccaaccttctctattttctcggtgagatttcttttcttCCTCAACTGTCGCAGTTGTTTCTCAATTTCTGGTTCGTATGGGTGCAATTCCTTCCCAaaagatcgagtcatgca containing:
- the LOC138904342 gene encoding uncharacterized protein; this encodes MSCPRPQFQPQPPIQSGLEDLMKSFIVKTYERLDAHGATIKEIGTGFRNFERQVGQIATILFERIPSTLLVDTEKNPKEKVNVVTLRSGQVLKEPTPIHKEVVHEKESGKELKIEDEKKTEKKKNKEETLRGEEFDDVSNHMPALPFLQKLYREKLDKQFEKFLDLLRHVNVNLPFTEVLSLMTAYAKLLKDILTRKREIE